Proteins encoded in a region of the Aliivibrio fischeri ATCC 7744 = JCM 18803 = DSM 507 genome:
- a CDS encoding beta-galactosidase subunit beta, whose product MIILDNLEQFKVVYRDGRKWNRCVEAIENIGNLRDGIMYSIGDSLVYMIEDGIAKNTETFVGNRRYFDIHYYLEGRETVEVADKSELESVQAYSDETDREHLNGNGQIHQFCEGQVAVFDNSKAYKFHGDNRVRKVVLKVTIEDGYFLNK is encoded by the coding sequence ATGATCATTTTAGACAATCTAGAACAATTTAAAGTGGTATATCGTGACGGCCGTAAATGGAATCGTTGTGTTGAAGCGATTGAAAACATTGGCAACCTAAGAGATGGGATCATGTATTCAATTGGTGATTCTCTGGTCTACATGATTGAAGATGGCATTGCTAAAAATACAGAAACCTTTGTTGGTAACCGCCGATACTTTGATATTCATTACTACCTAGAAGGCCGTGAAACGGTTGAGGTCGCAGATAAGTCTGAACTAGAAAGCGTGCAAGCATATTCCGATGAAACGGATCGTGAACACCTAAACGGTAATGGTCAAATACACCAATTTTGTGAAGGTCAAGTCGCGGTATTTGATAACAGCAAAGCCTATAAATTCCACGGTGATAATCGTGTTCGTAAAGTGGTTTTAAAAGTCACAATCGAAGATGGCTATTTCCTGAATAAGTAA